The sequence CCTACCAAGCGGATGGACTGTTTCCACAACTGACTCGCCTTATCTTGGAATAGCTCCAGACAAGCGTGGGAAACGCAAACAAGGGAGTGGAACAGAATAGCAGCCGCAAGCCTACAGCCTTAGCCTGCTCCTGGAAGCGGGGTATGCGGCGGTGCTCGCTGCGGGCGTGTGGATGGTGGCGGCGAAAAATCATTGTCAAAGGAGCAGATGCTTTCCTCGCGTGTCCGGGCAAGCGCAGCAAGGTAGGCATCTGCGAAGTCGACGCTTTTTTTCGCCATATCTTGCAGGGCCTGGATAAGCAAAGCGGGGTTTTCAGCGAAAATACCGTCGGCGCTGAGAAAGGAGATCAGGGTTTCGGCGATCTGGCTTTTGGCATACCTGTAAAAAGAAGAAAGTACCCAGACGATTTCGGCTACTACCAGATGAGATACCCGCAGGCCGATATCTCCTTTTTCAGCACGGCTCATTAGCTCCAGGGCTTTAGCAGCCATTTCCGGTGGGTCGCCGGTGAGAAAGCGCAAGACAACGTTGGCATCAACCCAAAAATAAACCATTACCTTTCTTTCCCTTTACCCAGTATCTGCCGGGCCAGCCCGGTGGCTACCTCTTCGCGAACTTCCGTCTTGCCGGGGTAGGGTCTCTTAGCAGGCAGAGAAGCGTAGAGTTCGGTTAAGCGTTTGCGCTTCAGGGCCCTGACCTTAACCTCTCCGTCCGGGCTGAGATCGAACACGAGCTCGTCTCCCGGTTGTAAGTTAAGCTTACGGCGGACGGCTACGGGTATCGTCACCTGCCCCTTACTTGTTAACCTTGCTCTTAACATTTAAATACCTCCTTACGTCTAAGGATAAGCCTTACATCAGTTCCTGTCAAGGGTAGTTGCCTGAACGGGGTTTGGACTGGTCTTTACCCTGGAATTCGGCCGCCGTTTCGCCCGGATGGCTGTCGCTTGGTGCGACACCGCGCTGGCCGCGATCACGCAGGAGGACAAGGCCCAGGGTAAGAAAATACCGTCCTCTTTCCAGGACCTGCGTGGCAGGGAGAGAGGGACGGAGCCGGAAGCCTTCATGGAAGCGATAAACAGGATGGCTCTGACCCAACCGAAGTTGCGGAAAGGGTAACGGAAGGGGAGCCGTCCGGGCCTGCTACCGGCCGGCAGCCCGGAATAGTACGTTGCATCTGAGTCCGCAAGCTGTTTTCGCGAAGATGCTGCTGGTGACCAGACAGAGAATGAGAGGTATGTGCAACCGCAACACGCGGCCAGCATCATCAAGAAAAGGGATTTACGGCCTTCACCTCGCCATAATACTGCCCGGGGTTCAGGTCTTCGGACCAGATTACTTTGCTGCCCAGCGCCTCGGCGCTGCGAATAATCATCGCGTCCCAAAAGGATATGGCGTACCTCTGTTGAATCCTGATGGCCTCCAGCACGTCACCGGCATCCGGCGTGTGCACGCGCCAGTGCGAAAGA comes from Bacillota bacterium and encodes:
- a CDS encoding AbrB/MazE/SpoVT family DNA-binding domain-containing protein, which produces MLRARLTSKGQVTIPVAVRRKLNLQPGDELVFDLSPDGEVKVRALKRKRLTELYASLPAKRPYPGKTEVREEVATGLARQILGKGKER